The proteins below come from a single Streptomyces sp. M92 genomic window:
- a CDS encoding carbonic anhydrase — translation MQPLIDNARTFGQRPEEFAGHAEGQSPEVLFITCSDSRVVPALITGARPGQLFELRTAGNIVPPYGAGHPSGEAATVEYAVEVLGVSDIVVCGHSHCGAVGALVRGDDLTAVPAVRDWLAEAADEPKPSDPADPTVAEAVQHHVLSQLLRLRSYPCVERRLTEGRLRMHGWYYEVHTGVVRAHRADTDAFETL, via the coding sequence ATGCAGCCCCTCATCGACAACGCCCGCACGTTCGGACAGCGCCCTGAGGAGTTCGCCGGGCACGCCGAAGGCCAGTCGCCCGAAGTCCTGTTCATCACCTGCTCCGACTCCCGGGTCGTACCGGCCCTGATCACCGGAGCCCGGCCCGGCCAGCTCTTCGAGCTGCGCACCGCCGGCAACATCGTCCCGCCGTACGGCGCCGGGCACCCATCCGGCGAGGCGGCCACCGTCGAGTACGCCGTCGAGGTCCTCGGCGTCTCGGACATCGTGGTCTGCGGCCACTCGCACTGCGGCGCCGTCGGTGCCCTGGTACGCGGGGACGACCTGACCGCCGTACCCGCCGTCCGCGACTGGCTGGCCGAGGCCGCGGACGAACCGAAGCCCAGCGATCCCGCCGACCCGACGGTCGCCGAGGCCGTCCAGCACCACGTCCTGTCGCAGCTGCTGCGCCTGCGCTCCTACCCGTGCGTGGAACGGCGGCTGACGGAGGGCCGGCTGCGGATGCACGGCTGGTACTACGAGGTCCACACCGGGGTCGTACGCGCACACCGGGCGGACACCGACGCGTTCGAGACGCTGTGA
- a CDS encoding slipin family protein translates to MLQELLTAAAAAGGAGVLYIASAARIVKQYERGVVLRLGRLAGEVRQPGFTLIVPVVDRLHKVNMQIVTLPVPAQEGITRDNVTVRVDAVVYFKVVDAAYALIRVEDYKFAVSQMAQTSLRSIIGKSDLDDLLSNREKLNQGLELMIDSPAVGWGVQIDRVEIKDVSLPETMKRSMARQAEADRERRARVINADAERQASKVLAEAAREMSETPAALQLRLLQTVVAVAAEKNSTLVLPFPVELLRFLENPQRLAPGPTPEQPAGT, encoded by the coding sequence ATGCTCCAGGAGCTGCTGACCGCGGCTGCCGCCGCCGGGGGCGCCGGGGTGCTGTACATCGCGTCGGCGGCGCGGATCGTCAAGCAGTACGAGCGCGGGGTCGTCCTGCGGCTCGGCCGGCTCGCCGGTGAGGTGCGGCAGCCCGGCTTCACCCTGATCGTCCCGGTGGTGGACCGGCTGCACAAGGTCAACATGCAGATCGTGACGCTCCCGGTGCCCGCCCAGGAAGGCATCACCCGGGACAACGTGACCGTCCGCGTGGACGCGGTCGTCTACTTCAAGGTGGTCGACGCCGCCTACGCGCTCATCCGCGTCGAGGACTACAAGTTCGCGGTGTCCCAGATGGCGCAGACGTCGCTGCGGTCCATCATCGGCAAGAGCGACCTGGACGACCTGCTGTCCAACCGGGAGAAGCTGAACCAGGGCCTGGAGCTGATGATCGACAGCCCGGCCGTCGGCTGGGGCGTGCAGATCGACCGCGTCGAGATCAAGGACGTGTCACTGCCCGAGACCATGAAGCGCTCGATGGCGCGGCAGGCCGAGGCCGACCGCGAGCGGCGGGCCCGGGTCATCAACGCCGACGCCGAGCGCCAGGCCTCCAAGGTGCTCGCCGAGGCGGCGCGGGAGATGTCGGAGACACCGGCCGCGCTGCAACTGCGGCTGCTGCAGACGGTGGTGGCGGTGGCCGCGGAGAAGAACTCGACGCTGGTGCTGCCGTTCCCGGTGGAGCTGCTGCGGTTCCTGGAGAATCCGCAGCGGCTGGCGCCCGGCCCCACGCCGGAGCAGCCGGCCGGCACGTGA
- a CDS encoding SulP family inorganic anion transporter, translating into MSSISHKFPHLRQDFTASLVVFLVALPLCVGVAVASGVPAELGLVTGIVGGLVTGFLPGSSLQVSGPAAGLTVLVFGAVDSYGLAALGVIVLATGLIQLAMGALRLGRWFRAISLSVVEGMLAGIGLVLIAGQLYSAAGLQAPSSGIDKLTGLPGAAADALGSTEALTSLALGAGTVAVMVLWKRLPKRAQTVPGALAAVGLATAVTAAFGLSVATVEVSGLLDVIQPPGADAFGELANVGLLGTIVAFTLIASAESLFSAAAVDRLHKGPRTEYNKELMAQGAGNTVCGVLGALPMTAVIVRSSANVSAGARTKASRVMHGVWLLLFAALLPSVLALIPLPALAGILVHAGWKLIPFRGIVPLWRDHRGEALILVVTAVSIVAVNMFEGVLIGLALSVVKTAWEASHLRLEVVDKGAGPVQAHLTGNATFLRLPKILESLEALPQDRPVELDLSRLHHLDHACRTALENWAERHSATGTDPVKVTEPATAAV; encoded by the coding sequence ATGTCCTCCATATCCCACAAGTTCCCGCATCTGCGGCAGGACTTCACCGCCTCGCTCGTCGTCTTCCTGGTCGCCCTCCCGCTGTGCGTGGGCGTGGCCGTCGCCTCCGGCGTCCCGGCCGAACTCGGCCTGGTCACCGGGATCGTGGGCGGTCTGGTCACCGGATTCCTGCCGGGCAGCAGCCTCCAGGTGTCCGGTCCGGCCGCGGGCCTGACCGTGCTGGTCTTCGGCGCGGTCGACTCGTACGGGCTGGCCGCCCTCGGCGTGATCGTGCTGGCCACCGGGCTGATCCAGCTCGCGATGGGCGCCCTGAGGCTCGGGCGCTGGTTCCGGGCGATCTCCCTGTCGGTCGTCGAGGGCATGCTGGCCGGCATCGGCCTGGTGCTCATCGCGGGCCAGCTGTACTCGGCGGCCGGGCTCCAGGCGCCCTCCTCCGGCATCGACAAGCTCACCGGGCTGCCCGGAGCCGCCGCCGACGCGCTGGGCAGCACCGAGGCGCTGACCTCGCTCGCCCTCGGCGCGGGCACGGTGGCGGTGATGGTGCTGTGGAAGCGGCTGCCGAAGCGGGCGCAGACCGTGCCGGGCGCGCTGGCCGCCGTCGGCCTGGCCACGGCGGTCACGGCGGCGTTCGGGCTGTCGGTCGCGACCGTCGAGGTCAGCGGCCTGCTGGACGTGATCCAGCCGCCCGGCGCCGACGCCTTCGGCGAGCTGGCGAACGTGGGCCTGCTCGGCACGATCGTCGCCTTCACGCTGATCGCGTCGGCGGAGAGCCTGTTCAGCGCCGCGGCGGTGGACCGGCTGCACAAGGGTCCGCGTACCGAGTACAACAAGGAGCTGATGGCGCAGGGCGCGGGCAACACGGTGTGCGGCGTCCTCGGCGCCCTGCCGATGACCGCGGTCATCGTGCGCAGTTCCGCCAACGTCAGCGCGGGCGCGCGCACCAAGGCGTCCCGGGTGATGCACGGCGTGTGGCTGCTGCTGTTCGCGGCGCTGCTGCCGTCCGTGCTGGCCCTGATCCCGCTGCCCGCGCTGGCGGGCATCCTGGTCCACGCGGGCTGGAAGCTGATCCCGTTCCGCGGCATCGTGCCGCTGTGGCGCGACCACCGGGGCGAGGCACTGATCCTCGTGGTCACCGCCGTGTCCATCGTCGCGGTGAACATGTTCGAGGGCGTGCTGATCGGTCTGGCCCTGTCCGTGGTCAAGACCGCCTGGGAGGCCTCGCACCTCAGGCTGGAGGTCGTCGACAAGGGTGCCGGTCCGGTCCAGGCGCACCTGACGGGCAACGCGACCTTCCTCAGGCTGCCGAAGATCCTGGAGAGCCTGGAGGCGCTGCCGCAGGACCGGCCGGTCGAGCTGGACCTGTCCCGGCTGCACCACCTGGACCACGCCTGCCGCACCGCGCTGGAGAACTGGGCCGAGCGGCACAGCGCCACGGGTACGGACCCGGTGAAGGTCACCGAGCCGGCGACGGCGGCCGTGTAG